The Akkermansia sp. N21116 genome includes a region encoding these proteins:
- a CDS encoding ankyrin repeat domain-containing protein: MSSENEDRENVPGKEEDEQDFFNEEELIREGMNVHVRDSQGRTPLHEAVQFCFDDDSILSLLALGADIHARDVEGRTPLHLSNSYVVDILVAGGADINACDNRGQTALHLATEYNEEMKVEILLFLGADVNVCDDEGRTPLHVAAYYRHDFIVDMLLQAGSNVFALDKKGKTPLDLAQNGDHDELDRCLDFLSEAMLKGDELREKNGDSFDGCGD, translated from the coding sequence ATGAGTAGTGAGAATGAAGATCGGGAAAATGTCCCTGGTAAAGAGGAGGACGAACAGGATTTTTTTAATGAAGAAGAGCTGATCCGAGAAGGAATGAATGTTCATGTTCGGGATAGCCAGGGGAGAACTCCCTTGCATGAGGCTGTTCAATTTTGTTTTGATGATGATTCTATTCTGTCTTTGTTGGCTCTCGGGGCTGATATTCATGCACGGGACGTGGAGGGGCGAACTCCTCTGCATCTGTCTAACTCGTATGTCGTAGATATTTTGGTTGCCGGCGGTGCGGACATTAATGCCTGTGATAATCGCGGACAAACTGCATTGCATCTTGCGACCGAATATAACGAAGAAATGAAAGTGGAGATTTTATTGTTTTTGGGCGCGGACGTGAATGTTTGTGATGACGAAGGCAGAACTCCTTTGCATGTTGCCGCTTATTACCGGCATGATTTTATTGTAGATATGCTGCTGCAAGCCGGGAGCAATGTGTTTGCGCTTGATAAAAAAGGGAAAACTCCTCTGGATTTGGCTCAAAATGGTGATCATGATGAATTGGATCGCTGTTTGGATTTTTTGTCCGAGGCTATGCTCAAGGGCGATGAGCTGAGAGAGAAGAATGGGGATTCTTTTGATGGATGCGGTGACTGA
- a CDS encoding 2-oxoglutarate dehydrogenase E1 component: MSSSIFARLNPTEIELLYQSWNNDPTSVDPVWAAYFEGYALGSGKEAAPSRPTSRLPFVPVETVQEIVSADPSTYFRRNGHHFADINPLYPISREERLASLPEGICADAETICRLFDLYCDKTGYEYTHIDSPEIVNWIKARIESSDQEVLNTPEKRISALEKLLQSEQFEEFLGKKFLGEKRFSLEGGEGLIVLLQSILDNCPANEISHVELGMAHRGRLNVLANILHKSLRNIFYEFTPDYMPDNPEGGSDVKYHLGYATTLTFPDGQSLDVTLSANPSHLEAVDPIVEGRARAVQHEIGDNARKKVLPILIHGDAAFAGQGLVSEVLNLSQLRGYKTGGTIHIIVNNQIGFTTDPGEARSSRYATDMAKMVQAPILHVNGESPEALVKAALFALDFRQKFAFDIVLDIYCYRKLGHNETDQSSFTNPMLAATIANHPGAVASYSRELIERGDLTEAGFKEIADRQWQAMEEQLQQLSVMSVHSIMPPLSSTRGHGVLPYSHDIINTGITPNMYRFVGEGITRLPEGFHLHPTLEKRVFARRKAAFENGTPLDWGMGEALAWGSLMMEGTPVRISGQDCQRGTFSHRHAVVHDQETGAIHIPLEHLSPDQAPFRIFNSSLSEASILGFEYGYSLGSPDTLTMWEAQFGDFANGAQVIIDQFIAAAEAKWRQGSSITLLLPHGYEGAGSEHSSARIERYLQLCAQRNMQILNLTTPAQLFHALRRQIKQKAAKPMVIFTPKSLLSLPDAVSPMKDFLSPSGFQEILPDPESPTPRECRRVILCSGKVFYDLMNYRREHGITDTLIVRIEQLYPIYDELLTYTLAPYEHIRDYCWCQEEPENMGPWNHIRPRLNRILSASFRYAGRLAMACPAEGAKSLHKAAQKRLLSSAFNTRETL, translated from the coding sequence ATGAGCTCCTCTATCTTCGCTCGCTTAAATCCAACTGAAATCGAACTGCTTTACCAATCTTGGAACAATGACCCCACATCCGTGGATCCCGTCTGGGCCGCCTACTTTGAAGGCTATGCCCTCGGTTCCGGCAAAGAAGCCGCACCTTCAAGGCCGACATCCAGGTTGCCTTTTGTTCCTGTGGAAACCGTTCAAGAAATCGTCTCAGCCGATCCGTCTACCTACTTCCGCCGCAACGGTCACCATTTTGCGGACATCAACCCGCTCTATCCCATTTCCAGGGAAGAACGCCTTGCCTCCCTGCCGGAGGGCATTTGCGCCGATGCGGAAACAATCTGCCGATTGTTCGACTTGTATTGCGACAAGACGGGTTACGAATACACCCACATTGATTCCCCGGAAATCGTCAACTGGATCAAGGCCAGAATCGAATCCAGCGATCAGGAAGTTCTCAATACACCGGAAAAACGTATCTCCGCTCTGGAAAAACTCCTCCAGTCGGAACAATTTGAAGAATTCCTGGGCAAAAAATTCCTTGGTGAAAAACGCTTCTCCCTCGAAGGCGGAGAAGGCTTGATCGTCCTCCTCCAAAGTATCTTGGACAACTGCCCCGCCAACGAAATCTCCCATGTGGAACTAGGAATGGCCCACCGCGGACGCCTGAATGTCCTGGCCAATATCTTGCACAAATCCCTTCGCAATATCTTCTACGAATTCACGCCCGACTACATGCCGGACAACCCCGAAGGAGGAAGCGACGTCAAATACCACCTCGGTTACGCTACCACCCTCACCTTCCCGGACGGGCAGTCGCTGGACGTCACCCTTTCCGCCAATCCCAGCCACCTCGAAGCCGTCGACCCCATCGTGGAAGGCCGCGCCCGTGCCGTCCAGCATGAAATCGGTGACAATGCCCGCAAGAAAGTCCTGCCCATCCTCATCCACGGAGATGCCGCATTTGCCGGACAAGGCCTCGTCAGCGAAGTGCTGAACCTATCCCAACTGCGGGGGTACAAGACCGGCGGCACCATCCATATCATCGTCAACAACCAGATCGGCTTCACAACCGATCCGGGCGAAGCGCGTTCCAGCCGTTATGCAACGGATATGGCCAAGATGGTGCAGGCTCCTATTCTTCATGTCAACGGAGAGTCTCCCGAAGCCCTTGTCAAGGCCGCCCTTTTTGCCCTCGACTTCCGCCAGAAATTCGCCTTCGACATCGTGCTGGACATCTATTGCTACCGCAAGCTCGGTCACAATGAAACCGACCAGTCCTCCTTCACCAACCCCATGCTGGCGGCTACAATCGCCAACCACCCTGGAGCCGTTGCCAGCTATTCCCGCGAACTCATCGAGCGCGGCGACCTGACCGAAGCCGGCTTCAAGGAAATAGCAGACCGCCAGTGGCAAGCTATGGAAGAACAGCTCCAGCAGCTCTCTGTCATGTCTGTCCACTCCATCATGCCGCCCCTCTCCTCGACCCGCGGCCACGGCGTCCTGCCATACTCGCACGACATTATCAACACCGGCATCACGCCGAATATGTACCGCTTCGTCGGAGAAGGCATCACCCGCCTTCCGGAAGGATTCCACCTTCACCCCACTCTGGAAAAGCGCGTATTTGCCCGTCGCAAAGCCGCCTTCGAAAACGGGACTCCTCTCGATTGGGGCATGGGAGAAGCCCTCGCCTGGGGTTCACTAATGATGGAAGGCACTCCCGTCCGCATTAGCGGACAAGACTGCCAGCGAGGCACGTTCTCGCACCGCCACGCCGTCGTCCACGATCAGGAAACGGGAGCCATTCACATCCCGCTGGAACACCTCTCCCCAGATCAGGCCCCCTTCCGCATCTTCAATTCCTCCCTGTCGGAAGCCTCCATCCTTGGCTTCGAATACGGATACTCCCTCGGTTCTCCGGATACACTCACCATGTGGGAAGCCCAGTTCGGCGATTTTGCCAACGGAGCACAGGTTATCATTGATCAGTTTATCGCAGCGGCGGAAGCCAAGTGGCGCCAGGGCTCCAGCATTACCCTACTCCTGCCCCACGGATACGAAGGAGCCGGTTCGGAACACTCCAGCGCGAGAATCGAACGCTACCTGCAACTCTGTGCCCAGCGCAACATGCAAATCCTGAACCTGACGACTCCCGCCCAGCTCTTCCATGCCCTCCGCCGCCAAATCAAGCAGAAGGCAGCCAAGCCGATGGTAATCTTCACCCCCAAGAGCCTGCTCTCCCTGCCGGACGCCGTCTCCCCCATGAAGGACTTCCTCTCCCCATCCGGGTTCCAGGAAATCCTCCCCGACCCGGAATCTCCGACCCCCCGGGAGTGCAGACGCGTCATCCTATGTTCCGGCAAGGTCTTCTACGACCTCATGAACTATCGCCGGGAACACGGTATCACAGACACTCTTATCGTCCGGATCGAACAGCTCTACCCCATCTACGACGAACTGCTCACCTACACCTTGGCCCCCTACGAACACATCCGGGATTACTGCTGGTGCCAGGAAGAACCGGAAAACATGGGACCGTGGAATCACATCCGTCCCCGTCTCAACAGGATCCTCTCCGCCTCCTTCCGATACGCCGGACGTCTCGCCATGGCGTGCCCCGCAGAAGGTGCCAAATCCCTGCATAAGGCCGCCCAAAAGCGCCTTCTCAGCTCCGCATTCAACACCCGTGAAACCCTCTAA
- a CDS encoding prolipoprotein diacylglyceryl transferase family protein yields the protein MIPCLLWNGTLVWEPWVNLEAIHSVWLGGLSLFFGVCLMAGAMVALKVKGGGLPMNAFPPPKFVSTGFYGIVPHPIYWGFCLSCAGVSLLTGSSAGLYVMTPLSMLGCAAIVWGYERQDLIRRFGSSAPPTLLGLPPANGERPGWVKRFAGVAMIGVVWALAYYGGALTGVAESAPDCRIFGEDAAADISDAAIWIYQSIYLIVPLVLVFSLNTNAKLRCMELWAYGCFGLGVLMFLMFPLSCPLDDFYPVTLADFCLQMDREGLPDYCIAFPSFHVLWALMVAGFAWRYAPRWLIAAAVVWACALAWSCVETGMHGWLDVLGALAVFFVVAGARPLARAALELAERLANSWRACRIGPLRIINHGAYVFLAAFLGYVLAVSLAGREYRIGIAVVAVCSLLGAGVWAQVVEGSARLLRPFGYYGAILGGLVGVAGAALLHPASDGGNGFSGWVLFAAMAVASPWIQAIGRLRCLVQGCCHGHPVGDCCRHWGIVHTNPASRVCRLTEWAGVPLHATALYSIGFNIVSGWVLVRLWCTGLPAGLLIGLYFVLAGLSRFVEESYRGEPQTGRHGGLSDYQWLAVGFVCLAFVFWNIPSAMVPVPLPSWNSEALVPGGLLGVLYAFCMSMDFPDSNKRFSRLTS from the coding sequence TTGATTCCCTGCCTATTGTGGAATGGAACCCTTGTATGGGAACCTTGGGTGAATCTGGAGGCTATCCATTCTGTGTGGCTTGGAGGTTTGTCCCTGTTTTTCGGCGTTTGCCTGATGGCGGGGGCTATGGTTGCGCTGAAGGTGAAGGGGGGCGGTCTTCCGATGAATGCGTTTCCTCCGCCTAAGTTTGTTTCGACGGGTTTTTACGGGATTGTGCCTCATCCTATTTATTGGGGATTTTGCCTGTCGTGTGCCGGTGTTTCGTTGCTGACGGGGTCGTCGGCCGGCTTGTATGTAATGACGCCGTTGAGCATGTTGGGGTGTGCGGCGATTGTCTGGGGTTATGAGCGCCAGGATTTGATCCGGCGTTTTGGTTCATCGGCTCCGCCGACTCTTTTAGGGCTGCCTCCCGCCAATGGAGAGCGTCCCGGCTGGGTGAAGCGTTTCGCCGGGGTGGCGATGATTGGCGTTGTGTGGGCTCTGGCTTATTATGGAGGGGCGTTGACCGGGGTGGCGGAGAGTGCCCCCGATTGCCGGATTTTTGGCGAAGATGCGGCGGCGGATATTTCTGATGCCGCGATTTGGATTTACCAAAGTATTTATCTGATTGTACCGCTTGTGCTTGTTTTTTCTCTGAATACCAATGCAAAGCTGAGGTGTATGGAGTTGTGGGCATACGGATGTTTCGGGTTGGGGGTGCTTATGTTTCTGATGTTTCCTCTGTCATGTCCCCTGGATGATTTTTATCCGGTAACGCTGGCGGATTTTTGTTTGCAGATGGATCGCGAGGGTCTACCCGATTATTGTATTGCGTTCCCGTCGTTCCATGTATTGTGGGCGTTGATGGTAGCAGGGTTCGCCTGGCGGTATGCACCCCGGTGGCTGATTGCAGCTGCCGTCGTGTGGGCTTGTGCCTTGGCTTGGAGTTGCGTGGAGACGGGGATGCACGGCTGGCTGGATGTGTTGGGGGCCTTGGCGGTTTTTTTTGTGGTTGCCGGCGCGCGGCCTCTTGCCCGGGCTGCGCTGGAATTGGCGGAAAGGCTGGCCAATTCCTGGAGAGCGTGCCGGATTGGTCCATTGCGTATAATCAACCATGGTGCCTACGTGTTTCTGGCTGCGTTTCTTGGGTATGTTCTGGCAGTGTCTCTGGCAGGGAGAGAATATCGGATTGGTATTGCCGTAGTTGCGGTCTGCTCTCTGCTTGGAGCCGGTGTCTGGGCCCAGGTCGTGGAAGGTTCCGCCCGGCTGCTTCGACCGTTCGGTTATTATGGAGCTATCCTTGGGGGGCTGGTTGGCGTCGCAGGAGCGGCTCTGCTTCATCCAGCGTCGGACGGTGGGAACGGGTTTAGTGGCTGGGTCCTGTTTGCCGCGATGGCTGTAGCGTCGCCGTGGATTCAGGCGATAGGACGTTTGCGTTGCCTGGTACAAGGATGTTGCCACGGTCATCCCGTTGGCGATTGCTGTAGGCATTGGGGCATTGTCCATACCAACCCGGCTTCTCGTGTGTGCCGATTGACGGAGTGGGCAGGTGTGCCGCTGCATGCGACGGCGCTGTATTCCATCGGTTTTAATATTGTGAGCGGCTGGGTGTTGGTGCGTCTTTGGTGTACGGGATTGCCTGCCGGATTGTTGATTGGGCTGTATTTTGTCTTGGCCGGATTGTCCCGTTTTGTCGAGGAGTCCTATCGAGGTGAACCTCAGACCGGGAGGCATGGGGGATTGTCCGATTACCAGTGGCTGGCCGTCGGCTTTGTGTGCCTGGCTTTTGTCTTCTGGAATATTCCTTCGGCAATGGTGCCCGTACCGTTGCCGTCGTGGAATTCGGAAGCTCTTGTTCCGGGTGGGTTGCTCGGGGTACTTTATGCGTTTTGCATGAGTATGGATTTTCCGGATTCCAACAAGCGTTTTTCTCGTCTGACTTCCTGA
- a CDS encoding 2-oxo acid dehydrogenase subunit E2 — protein sequence MSDIIIPNFGESVTSATISTWNVESGARVNAGDVLVTLETDKVASELEAQENGILEILVPEGNDVGIGDVIGRISATSAGTVPSPVASKVAQPAPRPAPVEEKPAAASIPVPAVSPQSPVEETRYSRTRMSPLRRTIAAKLVEVQHQSALLTTFNECDMSAIMELRRQFKSMPNPTGARLGFMSFFIKAVVGALQEVPQVNARIDGDDIITNHYYDISIAVGTDKGLTVPVLRNCDEKNHLQLEQELAELSEKARTNRLGMEDLQGGVFTITNGGVYGSMLSTPIPNPPQSAILGMHAIMERPVAKDGQIVIRPMMYLALSYDHRLIDGKQAVTFLVKIKELLENPVFQL from the coding sequence ATGAGCGATATCATCATCCCCAACTTCGGTGAATCCGTCACATCGGCCACCATCTCTACCTGGAACGTTGAATCCGGAGCCCGAGTCAACGCAGGAGACGTACTCGTCACTCTGGAAACGGACAAAGTAGCATCCGAACTGGAAGCACAGGAAAACGGCATCCTTGAGATCCTCGTCCCCGAAGGCAATGACGTCGGCATCGGAGATGTTATTGGACGCATCTCCGCAACATCCGCCGGGACAGTCCCTTCTCCCGTTGCATCCAAGGTAGCCCAACCGGCACCCCGCCCCGCTCCGGTAGAAGAAAAACCCGCAGCCGCATCCATCCCTGTTCCCGCAGTCTCCCCCCAGTCACCTGTGGAAGAAACGCGCTACTCACGCACCCGCATGTCCCCCTTGAGGCGTACGATTGCAGCAAAACTCGTTGAAGTCCAACACCAGTCTGCCCTATTGACGACATTCAACGAATGCGACATGAGCGCCATCATGGAATTACGGCGCCAGTTCAAAAGCATGCCCAACCCCACCGGAGCACGCCTCGGCTTCATGAGCTTTTTCATCAAGGCCGTCGTCGGAGCACTTCAGGAAGTCCCCCAGGTCAATGCCCGCATCGACGGTGACGACATCATCACCAACCACTATTATGACATCTCCATTGCCGTCGGTACGGACAAGGGCCTCACCGTCCCCGTCCTGCGGAACTGCGACGAGAAAAACCACCTCCAACTGGAACAGGAACTGGCCGAACTCTCCGAAAAAGCCCGCACCAACCGCCTGGGCATGGAAGACCTCCAGGGTGGAGTCTTCACCATCACCAACGGCGGCGTGTATGGCTCCATGCTCTCCACTCCCATCCCCAATCCGCCGCAAAGTGCCATCCTCGGCATGCACGCTATCATGGAACGCCCCGTCGCCAAGGACGGTCAAATCGTCATCCGCCCGATGATGTACCTGGCCCTTTCCTACGACCACCGGCTTATCGACGGCAAACAGGCAGTCACCTTCCTCGTCAAGATCAAGGAGCTTCTGGAAAACCCCGTCTTCCAGCTCTAA
- a CDS encoding DUF4328 domain-containing protein: MSAALAVRLVADIRYTMERDLYLCGIQDTLTSSLMALDVFLFFLATAVFLTWLYKSVEMLSAQGGQFPIRYTPGAAVAGCLIPPLFLYRPCLVLMDIRRATAPDKSIAPVFIWWGLLWGGIATSIIASCLGFSLTPSEAWAFSLISQSAVIISTGTLFVVMNGIVSVKAQ; the protein is encoded by the coding sequence ATGTCCGCAGCCCTCGCCGTCCGGCTGGTAGCGGACATCAGGTATACCATGGAAAGAGACCTGTACCTCTGCGGTATTCAGGATACCCTGACCAGTTCCCTCATGGCTCTGGACGTCTTCCTGTTCTTCCTGGCTACAGCCGTCTTCCTCACTTGGCTCTACAAATCAGTGGAGATGTTATCCGCCCAGGGAGGGCAGTTCCCCATCCGATACACGCCGGGAGCCGCCGTCGCCGGATGCCTGATTCCGCCGCTCTTTCTATATCGACCCTGCCTCGTCCTGATGGATATCCGCCGGGCGACGGCTCCAGACAAATCCATAGCGCCCGTCTTCATATGGTGGGGGTTGCTATGGGGAGGCATCGCCACCAGCATCATAGCCAGTTGCCTGGGATTCTCGCTCACCCCTTCCGAAGCATGGGCCTTCTCCCTCATCTCCCAAAGCGCCGTCATCATATCGACGGGAACCCTCTTCGTCGTCATGAACGGCATTGTCTCAGTCAAAGCACAATAA
- a CDS encoding LptF/LptG family permease, producing MSSASAQLRRFLPFILTLGIGSVLAFYLMNREWSQMQWEIPGTRAEYPLAQSLRPWLISIGCFLPAVGALIYAFIDIMDRYITRMFLSSFLLCTGILSLIFILGDFAENVGEFGEFDDPILSTVHFYLLQMPMILNLVLPYTLLLGVLWALSKLSGSSEITGMLQSGRSLLRITAPIIVGSCFVAAYFGIFGFHWAPNSTLYRKLLFASISDSRNMENNPFAKACRYKNEVAGRIWNIRIPPEIDSPGAPLIDVHIEQFSAPGVLNYEIFADSASWNHATRVWTFKNAVYRKHNETPKNLEIVPEFEKKIHPTLVTEFPETPWQLISPSFRVDTQGTPTIKSIIDNRSVNPKMSRALHTEWHVRIAKIFSCILLGIIAIPSAITFQRRSPMAGIGIAIFLAAAMLFLYEFFPTLASAGYFPSWLGAWLPNIIYAIIAVYLFKKRLAMRSFQEWFAQFKAERAASRNPHIPS from the coding sequence ATGAGTTCAGCCTCTGCACAGCTCCGTCGATTTCTGCCATTTATCCTGACTTTGGGGATCGGCAGCGTGCTGGCCTTCTATTTGATGAACCGCGAGTGGTCGCAGATGCAATGGGAAATCCCCGGCACGCGGGCAGAGTATCCACTTGCCCAGTCATTACGGCCCTGGCTGATATCCATCGGGTGTTTCCTGCCGGCAGTCGGGGCATTGATCTATGCTTTCATCGATATCATGGATCGGTACATTACCCGGATGTTCCTGTCATCCTTCCTGTTATGTACGGGCATCCTCTCCCTGATCTTCATTCTGGGGGACTTCGCAGAGAATGTGGGAGAATTCGGGGAATTTGACGATCCCATTCTATCTACCGTCCATTTTTACTTGCTGCAGATGCCGATGATTCTCAATCTCGTGCTTCCCTACACGCTGCTGCTCGGCGTATTGTGGGCACTCAGCAAGTTGTCCGGATCTTCGGAAATCACCGGAATGCTGCAATCCGGGCGTTCCCTTCTGCGCATCACGGCGCCCATTATTGTAGGTTCTTGCTTCGTGGCGGCGTATTTCGGAATTTTCGGGTTCCACTGGGCGCCCAATTCCACGCTATACCGCAAGCTCCTGTTTGCATCCATATCCGACAGCCGAAATATGGAAAACAACCCTTTTGCCAAAGCCTGCCGATATAAAAACGAAGTAGCCGGGCGCATTTGGAATATTCGCATCCCTCCTGAAATCGATTCTCCGGGTGCGCCTCTTATCGATGTTCATATCGAACAATTCTCCGCTCCCGGTGTGTTGAATTACGAAATTTTCGCAGATTCTGCTTCTTGGAACCATGCCACACGAGTCTGGACGTTCAAGAATGCCGTTTACCGCAAACACAATGAAACTCCGAAAAACTTGGAAATCGTCCCGGAATTCGAAAAAAAGATTCATCCTACCTTGGTAACCGAATTCCCGGAAACGCCCTGGCAGTTGATTTCGCCGTCGTTTCGTGTTGATACGCAAGGAACGCCAACCATCAAAAGCATTATCGACAATCGCTCCGTCAATCCCAAGATGTCCCGGGCTTTGCATACGGAATGGCATGTCCGTATTGCTAAAATCTTCTCCTGCATCCTGCTGGGCATCATCGCCATCCCTTCAGCCATTACATTCCAGAGGCGTTCCCCAATGGCGGGCATCGGCATTGCCATTTTCCTGGCTGCCGCCATGCTGTTCCTCTACGAATTTTTTCCGACACTGGCATCTGCCGGTTACTTCCCTTCCTGGCTGGGAGCCTGGCTGCCTAATATCATCTACGCCATCATTGCCGTATACCTTTTCAAGAAGCGCCTTGCCATGCGTTCGTTCCAAGAGTGGTTCGCCCAGTTTAAAGCCGAACGGGCAGCCTCCCGTAATCCCCATATCCCCTCATGA
- a CDS encoding HAD-IA family hydrolase, which yields MIESPVPFPKAVLFDFDGVLVDTEWAIYQSWERVFRAHGHALPLDCFNQCLGSGYTHWNPADHLESLTGKTYDWETINAERQKRIHADLAHSGLMTGALELLNWCRKQALPLAVASSSSHRWVDGWLEKLGIRDRFVSVLCRDDGLPVKPDPALYVESARRLSLPPADCLVIEDSENGTTAAHRAGIPVIAVPNRITECANFELATCRVSSLHKVLELLQHSPLAR from the coding sequence ATGATCGAATCGCCCGTTCCCTTCCCCAAAGCTGTTCTTTTTGACTTCGACGGTGTCCTTGTCGACACGGAATGGGCCATTTATCAATCCTGGGAACGCGTGTTCCGGGCTCACGGGCATGCCCTGCCTTTGGACTGCTTCAACCAATGCCTCGGAAGCGGATACACGCACTGGAATCCGGCCGACCATCTGGAAAGCCTCACGGGTAAAACATACGACTGGGAGACCATCAATGCCGAACGCCAAAAACGCATCCATGCCGATCTGGCCCATTCCGGGCTAATGACCGGTGCCTTGGAACTGTTAAACTGGTGCCGGAAACAAGCCCTGCCATTGGCCGTAGCCTCCAGTTCATCCCATCGATGGGTGGACGGATGGTTGGAAAAACTGGGGATTCGCGACCGCTTTGTCTCCGTCCTCTGCCGAGACGACGGGCTACCCGTCAAACCGGATCCAGCCTTGTACGTTGAATCGGCACGGCGACTGTCCCTGCCCCCTGCGGACTGCCTCGTCATCGAAGACTCCGAAAACGGCACAACAGCCGCCCATCGCGCAGGAATCCCGGTCATTGCCGTTCCGAACAGAATCACCGAATGCGCCAATTTTGAACTGGCGACCTGCCGTGTCTCCTCCTTGCATAAGGTTCTGGAACTGTTGCAGCATTCCCCATTGGCTCGCTAG